From one Brachypodium distachyon strain Bd21 chromosome 4, Brachypodium_distachyon_v3.0, whole genome shotgun sequence genomic stretch:
- the LOC112272527 gene encoding uncharacterized protein LOC112272527, whose translation MASTSSCQESVIVFNKHGADKDLFNFSLIIQSLCNLRHFRDKFLTEPLVWAPSVDNPCMAQIFYEIFSSWEKNEHYLTNILLNYMKTLLCGLAACTSFYEKLQVRKFFASEIVATILIGSHMSETSSRFSFNKVTERQVVNPITCGDCICPTHKLFGIKFEAQMSCGCGKSSDGYLYTTLFHKLDAGSPQTTKIKSFADLPVLLDEQFCKENNCKDCEDLQAVELSLSNTAHFITMR comes from the exons ATGGCAAGCACCTCCAGCTGTCAAGAAAGTGTTATTGTTTTCAACAAACACGGGGCTGACAAAGACCTGTTTAACTTTAGCCTCATCATACAG TCATTATGCAATCTGAGACACTTCAGAGATAAGTTTCTAACGGAGCCACTTGTATGGGCCCCGTCTGTTGACAACCCCTGCATGGCTCAGATATTTTATGAAATCTTCTCGTCCTGGGAGAAAAATGAACACTACCTAACGAATATTCTACTGAATTACATGAAGACCCTTCTCTGTGGACTTGCAGCTTGCACCAGTTTTTATGAAAAG TTACAGGTTAGGAAATTTTTTGCTTCTGAGATTGTGGCCACAATTCTCATTGGATCGCATATgtcagaaacttcttcgcggTTTAGTTTCAACAAGGTGACAGAAAGGCAGGTAGTAAACCCAATCACGTGCGGAGATTGCATATGCCCAACACATAAACTATTTGGGATCAAGTTTGAAGCGCAAATGAGCTGTGGTTGTGGGAAGTCTTCTGATGGATACCTATATACCACACTTTTCCATAAACTTGATGCTGGTTCACCTCAAACAACAAAG ATCAAGTCTTTTGCAGATCTTCCGGTTCTATTGGATGAACAATTCTGTAAGGAGAACAATTGCAAGGATTGTGAAGATCTGCAGGCTGTTGAGCTCTCTCTTTCAAACACAGCACATTTCATTACAATGAGATAA
- the LOC106866685 gene encoding uncharacterized protein LOC106866685, translated as MLPESPPTPVEPGPIGRDCWRIVLKFMEALEIPDLVRSDAVWASWHTAYLAFRRRPLPLPISRKQLPCLLYACQDYAPDAAALCCSFTGDSVRVPLPLPPLTRHSTIGSVHGWLVTADEASNLRLLNPITGAQAALPPITAMHNVESSVDADGHLIYNVFERGDSEPTPFHAHEARDCMYHRVTLSCSPSAGSACIALLVRMSMGELSYARLGDEQWTWISPDDHQCMGGISWGFMDSFYNEEEGLFYVLRGHRSVFTLNLNGPSPVLKKIMRREKKRRMDPSSMYITQAPWGDILQIWRWRDYIESSTPVEVPEDPDGLYENDIHRFLELRTTEIEIYKVDLDKQKLVKMTNLAHHALFLGYNGTMCLPIKDFPMLKSNCVYMTDDSFEYVSLKYNWREIGVWDMESKSLQSFDNSMFSHAWLNWPSPVWITPSLF; from the coding sequence ATGCTTCCGgagtcgccgccgacgccggtgGAGCCGGGCCCGATTGGGCGGGACTGCTGGAGGATAGTCCTAAAGTTCATGGAGGCGCTGGAGATCCCGGATCTCGTCCGCTCCGACGCAGTCTGGGCCTCGTGGCATACTGCTTACCtcgccttccgccgccgccccctccccctcccgaTCTCTCGAAAGCAGCTCCCCTGCCTGCTCTACGCATGCCAGGATTACGCCCCCGACGCTGCCGCCCTATGCTGCTCCTTCACCGGTGATTCCGTCCGAGTCCCCCTCCCTCTGCCCCCGCTCACCCGCCACTCCACCATCGGCTCGGTGCACGGCTGGCTCGTCACCGCCGACGAGGCCTCCAATCTCCGCCTCCTTAACCCCATCACCGGCGCCCAGGCCGCGCTCCCGCCCATCACCGCTATGCACAACGTCGAGAGCTCCGTCGACGCCGACGGCCACCTGATCTACAATGTCTTCGAAAGGGGCGACTCGGAGCCGACCCCGTTCCACGCACACGAGGCGCGCGACTGCATGTACCACCGGGTTACCCTCTCCTGCAGCCCGTCGGCCGGGAGCGCTTGCATCGCGCTCCTCGTGCGCATGTCGATGGGCGAGCTTTCCTACGCCCGACTCGGCGACGAGCAATGGACCTGGATCTCGCCGGACGACCACCAGTGCATGGGCGGCATCAGCTGGGGCTTCATGGACTCTTTCTACAACGAGGAAGAAGGCTTGTTCTATGTTCTTCGTGGCCATAGATCAGTCTTCACCTTAAATCTCAACGGGCCATCACCTGTTTTGAAAAAGATCATGCGCAGAGAGAAGAAACGGAGGATGGACCCTTCCAGCATGTACATCACGCAAGCACCATGGGGTGATATCTTGCAAATATGGAGGTGGAGGGATTACATTGAATCGTCCACACCCGTGGAGGTTCCTGAAGATCCAGATGGTCTCTATGAAAATGACATACACCGGTTTCTGGAGCTCAGGACAACCGAAATAGAGATCTATAAAGTTGACCTCGACAAGCAGAAGCTTGTGAAGATGACAAACTTGGCGCATCATGCATTATTTCTCGGTTACAATGGCACCATGTGTCTTCCTATCAAGGATTTTCCAATGCTGAAATCAAACTGTGTCTACATGACTGATGACTCTTTTGAGTATGTGAGCTTGAAGTATAACTGGCGAGAAATAGGAGTCTGGGACATGGAAAGCAAGAGCTTGCAGAGCTTCGATAATTCTATGTTTTCACATGCATGGCTGAATTGGCCCTCTCCGGTTTGGATAACGCCCTCCCTTTTCTAG
- the LOC104584952 gene encoding uncharacterized protein LOC104584952, translated as MAVRSPPSSMEYLDWSEVEVTFSREDHPPCIPQPGNTALVVDTQIRGFMLNKVFIDSGSGLNIIYADTLRKMNRSTTKLAPTKTTFHGIIPGKAATPLSKVNLDVVFRTPDNFRRERIDFEVVNWPSQYHMVLSRVALARFMAVPHYAYLKLKMPGPNGVITISGSFLRSDHCDHEFHKISESLAAQNQASQAYLLTDDDQNSVLKKRAIEATSGTDSKAEEAQAPSSKESNADSASSPTK; from the coding sequence ATGGCCGTGAGGTCACCTCCTTCTTCAATGGAGTATCTCGACTGGTCTGAAGTGGAGGTCACATTCTCTAGAGAAGATCACCCACCCTGCATCCCGCAACCTGGGAACACAGCACTGGTGGTCGACACACAGATCAGGGGTTTCATGTTGAACAAAGTATTCATCGATAGTGGAAGTGGGCTAAATATTATCTACGCCGACACCCTACGGAAGATGAATCGTTCAACAACAAAGCTAGCCCCCACGAAGACAACCTTCCACGGGATCATCCCAGGAAAAGCAGCCACTCCACTAAGCAAAGTTAACCTAGACGTGGTGTTCCGCACGCCCGATAACTTCAGACGCGAAAGAATCGACTTCGAAGTGGTCAACTGGCCCTCCCAGTACCACATGGTCTTGAGTCGTGTCGCGCTAGCACGCTTCATGGCAGTCCCGCATTACGCTTACCTTAAGCTTAAAATGCCTGGACCCAACGGCGTGATAACTATCTCTGGAAGTTTCCTGCGGTCTGACCACTGCGACCAtgaattccataaaatttctGAGTCACTCGCCGCGCAAAACCAGGCTAGCCAGGCCTACCTCTTAACGGACGACGACCAAAATTCTGTCCTTAAGAAAAGAGCCATTGAGGCCACAAGCGGCACAGACTCGAAGGCAGAGGAAGCGCAGGCCCCTTCATCAAAGGAGTCCAACGCTGACTCGGCCAGCAGCCCTACCAAGTAA
- the LOC100825638 gene encoding F-box protein SKIP23 produces the protein MAAATEYPDWSSLPEDLLVLVMQPLEIPDLFSAGSVCSSWRSACSAVRRVRIPITDASPCLLYSCAADDPATATVYSPSSGVVFKVRLPDPPFRSRHVVGSAHGWVVAADEMSNLQALNPLTGAQVDLPPVTGLYHIESFSDEQGAPMYNHYYEQLNQRRPFAYRPQKLRLFLYHRVFLSCSPSAGSRCIVLLLHRPVGQLSFARIGDDRWMRIQDVKFPELNYAIRNATYNKNDGLFYVVHFDGSIFTLDLNGSSVVTRKVSPKATPWDDPTKYVILTPQGDILQLWRYTYDRSVAVSVVPPELAHEVVDPYGEIYTNEIELYKVDIDEQKLTMMKKNHFDNYAFFIGFNSSLLVSTKDYPMLKPNCAYFADDSYEDICVNKYNKRDIGIWNFETKNFDSIGDLQSGHPWLNFPSPIWITPSLC, from the coding sequence atggccgccgccactgAGTACCCAGATTGGTCCAGCCTCCCCGAAGACCTGCTGGTCCTCGTGATGCAGCCGCTGGAGATCCCGGATCTCTTCAGCGCCGGGTCCGTctgctcctcgtggcgctccgcctgctccgccgtccgccgcgtCCGGATCCCGATCACCGACGCGTCCCCTTGCCTTCTCTACTCCTGCGCCGCCGACGaccccgccaccgccacggTCTACAGCCCCTCGAGCGGCGTGGTGTTCAAGGTCCGCCTGCCCGACCCCCCATTCCGCAGCCGCCACGTGGTTGGCTCGGCCCACGGCTgggtcgtcgccgccgacgagatGTCCAACCTCCAGGCGCTCAACCCGCTCACGGGCGCCCAGGTCGATCTCCCGCCGGTCACGGGGCTCTACCACATCGAGAGCTTCTCCGACGAGCAAGGGGCCCCCATGTACAACCACTACTACGAGCAATTGAACCAACGCCGCCCCTTTGCATATCGTCCGCAGAAACTACGCCTCTTTCTGTACCACCGGGTGTTCCTGTCGTGCAGCCCTTCCGCCGGCAGCCGGTGCATCGTCTTGCTCTTGCACAGGCCAGTCGGGCAGCTATCCTTCGCCCGCATCGGTGACGACCGGTGGATGCGGATCCAAGATGTCAAATTCCCAGAGTTGAACTACGCCATCCGCAATGCCACCTATAACAAGAATGATGGCCTGTTCTACGTCGTACATTTTGATGGCAGCATCTTCACATTGGATCTGAATGGGTCTTCGGTGGTGACAAGAAAGGTGTCTCCAAAGGCCACACCATGGGacgatcctaccaagtatgtGATTCTGACTCCGCAAGGTGATATCTTGCAGCTGTGGAGATATACTTACGATCGGAGCGTAGCCGTATCTGTTGTTCCTCCGGAGCTTGCTCATGAGGTCGTCGACCCATACGGTGAAATATATACCAATGAAATAGAACTCTACAAGGTTGATATTGATGAACAAAAACTCacgatgatgaagaagaaccACTTCGATAACTATGCTTTCTTTATTGGTTTCAACTCCAGTTTACTCGTCTCAACCAAGGATTATCCTATGTTAAAGCCAAATTGTGCTTATTTCGCGGATGATTCTTATGAAGATATATGTGTCAACAAATATAACAAGCGAGACATAGGCATCTGGAATTTTGAAACTAAGAACTTTGACAGCATAGGTGATCTGCAATCTGGCCATCCATGGCTCAATTTTCCATCTCCAATTTGGATAACACCATCCCTTTGTTAG